The DNA region TGATCTGGGTAGGCTTATGTCCACAAAGACGAATATATTAACACGTAGCCTGGATAAAATACTAAAGCCTTCCATTGATGTTCTCAATAAAGTCCTTATAAACGGTATTCATAATGGCGATTGGTTACGGGTCCTACGAAGGTGTGATTGGGTTCTTCATAAATCCCCTCACTTGAGACTGATTCCTAATATTTCATATCTGGAGAGCGTTGGGATTGTCGGGACTCAATTATCAGCACTCTTGAAGAGACAACCTTATCTTTTTGTTGTGCCTGAATCTGAGCTTAAAAAGCTTGTCTCTAGAGTTATGGATATTGGGTTTTCTACTGATTCAAGAATGTTAATGCATGGCCTTCATACTCTTGGTTGTATTAGTCAGGAGTCTTTTTCGAAGAAATTACTATTGTTTCAGAGTACTGGTTTCTCCAAAAATGAGTGCATGGAAATGTTTAGGAGAGCACCAGCTTTATTCCGAACTTCTGAGGAGAAATTAAGACTCAGACTGGAGTTCTTCTTGGAAACAGTGAAGTTAAAGAAGTCAACTTTAGTACAGTATCCTACACTTTTGATGTTTAGCATGGAGGATAGAGTGATTCCCAGGTATCATGTTTTTCAGCTGATAAAGTCAAAAAAGCTTTTGGAGAAAGACCCAAGTTTTTATTACATGATGCGTTTGTCAGAGCATCTGTTCTTGGAAAAGTACATATCGAGGTTTACAGAAAATGCAGAGGAATTATTGATGGCCTACAAGGGCCATTTTCTAGATGTAGGAGAAGAATAAGCATGTTCCTTGAGAATCTACCAGCATTCATTTTCTTTCAACGTAAAACATGTTGGCTATCTTACTAGGCTTCAAGCTGCCCTACTATTTCCTCGAAGTTTAAAGATGCCTACTGCAAAAATGTCATGCTAGTGTGATGACTGTCAAAGTACACTGGGTTCTCTTCTTTTGGCGCTGTTACTATTCAATCCGTCTATTTTTCCGGCGAACTCCTCGGCGATATCTATCCCTGTCGAAAGCTAGTAGTAAATTCACTCAGGGTCTCGTTCTCTTTCTTCTTTGGGATTCGTATTCTCTATTTCTAGTGAGACAAACACCCTAACCCCTGTTTTACAATCATTTTTAGTGATGTAGTACGGATTATGAACTTCAGTGAATGcctctcgtttttttttttttttaaagcaatttATTTGCATtctcatttgtattctatgtgaTACTGGCTTGTAAATTGTGGGTTTTTGGCCTTTTTCAATTTGGAGTTGCTTACAATTTCATGCTTTTGTCTTCAACTCTATCCACATGGTTGCTTGAGTTTGAAGTTGGTGTGTTAACCAACGTGATGATTATTATCTTaataataaatactccctccaTGATAGAAATTTTGATGGAAGAATATTACATTCATGGATAAAAAGTAGTTTAATAGCTTCTCAAAGAAAAGTTAGTTTAATTGGGAAAACATATTGTTAAACTTAAATTTGAGTAGTTTAAGCCTGTAAGGGGTATGAATTCTTGAAAGTACGAACATTATTAAATAAGACAATGTTAAACATTTTGGGACTTTCCAAAATGAATAGGGGGACACAAATTAAGATAGAGGGAGTAACTTTGTATTATCTGTGAACTTTATTGGCAATATGTTACTCCATTCGAATTAATTTACAGATCAGTTCCCTTTACTGTTTATATTCAAATTTGTAGGTCTCAAAAATTTCCACTCATTGAGAGAAGGATGGCTTCACACAACACAATAGGTTACTCCTTTCTTTAAATTAATTGAGGGGTTAATATTTATTCACCTTTTCTTTCTAGGGAAATGAAGTTTGGAGAAAAGCATGGGTTGCTTCTGTGTTCCACCTCTGCCTATCTGTGACTTTTAATAGCTTTGTTCAAAGCTTTCTCTTAAATCCTTAAAACTCGTTTATTCTTTTGTCTCTTTAAGTCTTTCTGGGCGTTGCCTGTGAACAGATTGAGAAGGACCCATGATCACCATCCAACTACGCGGCCATTGTTTATCTACTCACTTACATCATTTTCATTCCCTATCTGCTGGTCCTTTTTCTTCTTTCCGCGTCTCTCTTTCCTCTCTACCAAAGGTAGTAACCAAAAAGTCCGCTCAAAGTGCAAACCGAGAAAGTCCGGTTCTCCTCAACTACCTAATAAACACGTTGGACCTTCCAAAACCTAAAGCCCTGGCAGTATCCAATCGTTTTCCTTGGGTAAGAAGTGTTGAAAAACCTCAATTGGCTGTACATTTCTTCAAGTCCATTGGATTCACAGATGCACAAATCCAATCCGCTGTTAGTAACGTCCCACAAATCCTCCTTGCTGATGTTGAAAAGACACTGAAGCCGAAGATCCAGTTATTACAAGAATTGGGTATCACTGGTTCTGATCTGGGTAGGCTTATGTCCACAAAGGCGATTATATTAACGCGTAGCCTGGAGAAAATACTAAAGCCTTCCATTGATGTTCTCAATAAAGTCCTTATAAACGGTATTGAGAATGGCGATTGGTTAAGGGTCCTACGAAGGTGCGATTGGGTTATTCATAAATCCCCTCACTTGAGACTGATTCCTAATATTTCATATCTGGAGAGCGTTGGGATTGTCGGGACTCAACTATCATCACTCTTGAAGAGGCAACCTCATCTTTTTGTTGTGCCTGAACCTGAGCTTAAAAAGCTTGTGTCTAGACTAACAGATATTGGGTTTTCTACTGATTCAAGAATGTTAATGCATGGCCTTCATACTCTTGGTTGTATTAGTCAGGAGTCTTTTTCGAAGAAAATGCTATTGTTTCAGAGTACTGGTTTCTCCAAAAATGAGTGCATGGAAATGTTTAGGAGGGCGCCGGGTTTATTCCGAACTTCAGAGGAGAAAATAAGGCTTGGACTAGAGTTCTTCTTGGAAACAGTGAAGTTAAAGAAGTCAACTGTAGTACAGCATCCTACACTTTTGATGTTTAGCATGGAGGATAGAGTGATTCCCAGATATCAAGTTTTCCAGCTGATAAAGTCAAAAAAGCTTTTGGAGAAAGACCCAAGTTTTTATTACGTGATGTGTTTAACAGAGCGTCTGTTCTTGGAAAAGTATGTATCGAGGTTTAAAGAAAATGCAGAGGAAATATTGATGGCCTACAAGGGCCATCTTATAGATTTAGAAGAAGAGTAAGAACGTTTACTTGAAAATTTGCTGCCagtttttttcatttttgatcTTATAGGCTTCAAAAGTGCGTGGCAAAGATAGGGgcgtcgttgttgttgttgtttttttttttttaattatttttaatctATTTGTATTTCATAATTTTACTTGTATTGTTGCTTTGATGAAAATGATGCCTGTGTTATGTCAGAAGAGACCAGGAACCAGAAAATAAAGCTATAGTTTTAGCACATTGATCTAAGTTTCTCCCTTCTAGTAGTTACATTTCCTTTTTCATATTTGGCAAGTGAATTACTTTGTTGATGGAGCAAAAATTCACTTCATAAGCCTTCTCACAATGGTGTAGCCATCTTGCAATTTAGCGGGAGGTGGCTTGCTTCTTCACTTTGAATATTTGCACCTAAAACACCAACTAACGTATGTAAATCTCCTCATGTGTTCATTCTAAGGGTAACTTGTTAATCCAAGTTTCGTCATGTACCATTTATGTTTGCAACTTTAAAGGTCTTTTAATGATTATGTACGTTCACTTAGTTCCCGATAATTCTTAGGTGTTGTATAATGTTCTTAGAGATTTTTATGCTAATAGAAAAACAATTTTGTTTATTAACATTGgacagaaacaaactcataaactgtgaaaatgtttttttttttt from Lycium barbarum isolate Lr01 chromosome 10, ASM1917538v2, whole genome shotgun sequence includes:
- the LOC132613943 gene encoding uncharacterized protein LOC132613943 isoform X2 produces the protein MITIQLRGHCLSTHLHHFHSLSAGPFSSFRVSLSSLPKVVTKKSAQSANRESPVLLNYLINTLDLPKPKALAVSNRFPWVRSVEKPQLAVHFFKSIGFTDAQIQSAVSNVPQILLADVEKTLKPKIQLLQELGITGSDLGRLMSTKAIILTRSLEKILKPSIDVLNKVLINGIENGDWLRVLRRCDWVIHKSPHLRLIPNISYLESVGIVGTQLSSLLKRQPHLFVVPEPELKKLVSRLTDIGFSTDSRMLMHGLHTLGCISQESFSKKMLLFQSTGFSKNECMEMFRRAPGLFRTSEEKIRLGLEFFLETVKLKKSTVVQHPTLLMFSMEDRVIPRYQVFQLIKSKKLLEKDPSFYYVMCLTERLFLEKYVSRFKENAEEILMAYKGHLIDLEEE
- the LOC132613943 gene encoding transcription termination factor MTERF2, chloroplastic-like isoform X1 → MITIQLRGHCLSTLLHHLHSLNSGPFSSFRVSLSSLPKVVTINSAQNANQENPVLLNYLINTLDFPKPKALAVSNRFPWVRSVEKPQLAVHFFKSIGFTDAQINSAVSNAPQILLADVEKTLKPKIQVLQELGITGSDLGRLMSTKTNILTRSLDKILKPSIDVLNKVLINGIHNGDWLRVLRRCDWVLHKSPHLRLIPNISYLESVGIVGTQLSALLKRQPYLFVVPESELKKLVSRVMDIGFSTDSRMLMHGLHTLGCISQESFSKKLLLFQSTGFSKNECMEMFRRAPALFRTSEEKLRLRLEFFLETVKLKKSTLVQYPTLLMFSMEDRVIPRYHVFQLIKSKKLLEKDPSFYYMMRLSEHLFLEKYISRFTENAEELLMAYKGHFLDVGEE